One genomic segment of Spiroplasma endosymbiont of Poecilobothrus nobilitatus includes these proteins:
- a CDS encoding ADP-dependent NAD(P)H-hydrate dehydratase, with protein sequence MALNIGIGLVIWTLSPELLGKTNNTAPEITFCDASDRARILDLLTNKVNVVAYGMEKGKTERAYNTLNYILDNYKGSIVVDADGINVLDVPLLRKLRGRAILTPYALEFSRLINKSVPEILSNRINIAKEFANKYKIIVVLKRISINYCGW encoded by the coding sequence ATGGCATTAAATATTGGAATTGGATTAGTAATTTGAACATTGTCACCAGAATTATTAGGAAAAACCAATAATACCGCTCCTGAAATCACGTTTTGTGATGCTTCTGATCGAGCCCGAATTTTAGATTTATTAACAAACAAAGTTAATGTAGTTGCCTATGGAATGGAAAAAGGAAAAACAGAACGGGCATATAATACTTTAAATTATATTTTAGATAATTATAAAGGATCAATTGTTGTTGATGCTGATGGAATTAATGTTCTAGACGTCCCGTTATTACGTAAATTACGTGGACGAGCAATTTTAACACCCTATGCATTGGAATTCTCACGCTTAATTAATAAAAGTGTGCCGGAAATTTTAAGTAATCGAATTAATATTGCAAAAGAATTTGCTAATAAGTATAAAATTATTGTTGTTTTAAAAAGGATATCAATCAATTATTGCGGATGGTAA
- a CDS encoding NAD(P)H-hydrate epimerase produces MTFLDDNIEAVILWTDIIIDCIFGIGYHGKMPPAIAEIIKKVNESQKYVLACDIPSVIENDSATIPTIAIKANKTVTFFTYKSAFINYDIVPCLGKVVVWQLGFRQQEINRICAKLIDNNLFYTDSVQLHSRSLISHKGIYGNLLIFASSLEY; encoded by the coding sequence ATGACCTTTCTTGATGATAATATTGAGGCAGTAATTTTATGAACTGATATTATTATTGATTGCATTTTTGGTATTGGTTATCATGGAAAAATGCCACCTGCCATTGCTGAAATTATTAAAAAAGTTAATGAAAGTCAAAAATATGTTTTAGCATGTGATATTCCAAGTGTAATTGAAAATGATAGTGCAACAATTCCAACAATTGCAATTAAGGCCAATAAAACTGTCACTTTTTTTACTTATAAATCAGCTTTTATTAATTATGATATTGTTCCTTGCTTAGGAAAAGTTGTTGTATGACAATTGGGGTTTCGTCAGCAAGAAATTAATAGGATTTGCGCAAAATTAATTGATAACAACTTATTTTATACGGATAGTGTTCAATTACATTCCCGTTCACTAATTTCACACAAAGGAATTTATGGAAATTTACTTATTTTTGCTTCAAGTTTAGAATATTAA
- a CDS encoding SprT family zinc-dependent metalloprotease, producing MALEKVLPYQGNLIKYDLIIKEQNNIVLNVNNGKIKVSAPSYAHDWEIEALIYKNIKKIITVINVHDNYRKIVINPNGTGYVYVFNEKYLLQLTNKNIHTKIINRQYFLLKDAGSYDENVKKLHHFLKQKFSYKFEQLLNKWATIMNLSYKNLTIKVMVRKWGVCYPQTEKIVLNTKLIHFDPTVLEYVIIHELSHLVHNNHSKAFWYHVEKYTPNYREKVEILKKPGI from the coding sequence ATGGCATTGGAAAAAGTGCTACCATATCAGGGTAATTTAATTAAATATGATTTAATTATTAAAGAACAGAATAATATTGTGTTGAATGTTAATAACGGCAAAATTAAAGTATCGGCCCCTAGCTATGCCCATGATTGGGAAATTGAAGCTCTAATTTATAAAAATATTAAAAAAATTATTACTGTAATTAATGTTCACGATAATTATCGAAAGATTGTTATTAATCCAAATGGAACAGGTTATGTTTATGTTTTTAATGAAAAATATCTGTTGCAATTAACCAATAAAAATATTCATACGAAAATTATTAATCGACAATATTTTTTATTAAAAGATGCTGGTAGTTATGATGAAAATGTTAAAAAGTTACACCATTTTTTAAAACAAAAATTTAGTTATAAATTTGAACAGTTATTAAATAAATGAGCAACAATAATGAATTTATCTTATAAAAATTTAACAATTAAAGTAATGGTTCGTAAATGAGGTGTGTGTTATCCACAAACGGAAAAAATTGTTTTAAATACAAAGTTAATTCATTTTGATCCGACAGTATTGGAATATGTAATTATTCATGAATTATCACATTTAGTTCATAATAATCATTCTAAGGCGTTTTGATATCATGTTGAAAAATATACGCCAAATTATCGTGAAAAAGTTGAAATTTTAAAAAAACCAGGAATCTAA
- a CDS encoding MFS transporter has protein sequence MEKLGRVSLTFLTIGGIFSALLFGILIMLANKINNQMFLYNAAYMLLQDIALLVLQFSNMTVYHNVIAKPELVGGILIGISSFLVLLYLIPNYLSKNNGYKIFGISGAFVIGLISCILLTMAVVLAGQPISAKTGLNIFKLNLPINSGFILLFIGPSLTFFGSWFEITYYHTTRKAKSLTQDQKNRLTAINFETGKIGARGLTPQKEMVNQAELTPIEETKTPINNKSVSTTNDLKAKMALLKAKMARNALLHERGEAHLVPEEEDNNSDNSKPTIRVGAECQYLRTIKEGEGIVDESPAGLLIEQKGDFVKKGDIIKHRDYSAPIFSAETSPSKGNFNAYDSIIIPKSKQHMSLEKTELAERIGSVPKPSGKQRINPNARVDSSYDGKVFLGDIDKIWTAGKKYREDITKKPATNNSLQSSDLHHNFENENDDKIDDNH, from the coding sequence ATGGAGAAATTAGGTAGAGTGTCATTAACTTTCTTAACAATTGGCGGAATTTTTAGTGCGTTACTGTTCGGAATATTAATTATGCTAGCAAATAAAATTAATAATCAAATGTTCCTTTATAATGCTGCATACATGCTATTACAAGATATTGCTCTTTTAGTTTTACAGTTTTCAAATATGACAGTATATCATAATGTGATTGCAAAACCAGAATTAGTTGGGGGTATTTTAATTGGAATTTCTAGTTTTTTAGTATTGCTGTATTTAATTCCAAATTATTTATCAAAAAATAATGGTTATAAAATTTTTGGCATAAGTGGAGCTTTTGTTATTGGATTAATATCTTGCATTTTATTAACAATGGCTGTTGTGCTTGCTGGCCAACCAATAAGTGCTAAAACTGGTTTAAATATTTTTAAGTTAAATTTACCAATTAATTCAGGTTTTATTTTACTATTTATTGGGCCATCCTTAACCTTCTTTGGTAGTTGATTTGAAATAACTTATTATCATACAACACGAAAAGCAAAATCATTAACGCAAGATCAAAAAAATCGTTTAACAGCGATTAATTTTGAAACTGGTAAAATTGGTGCTCGTGGGTTAACGCCACAAAAAGAAATGGTCAATCAAGCTGAACTTACTCCTATTGAAGAAACAAAAACTCCTATTAACAACAAATCAGTTTCAACAACAAATGATTTAAAAGCAAAGATGGCATTATTGAAAGCAAAGATGGCTCGGAATGCTCTTTTGCATGAGCGAGGTGAAGCACATCTTGTTCCAGAGGAAGAAGATAATAATTCTGATAATTCAAAGCCAACAATTCGTGTTGGTGCAGAATGCCAATATTTACGCACAATTAAAGAGGGTGAAGGAATTGTTGATGAATCACCAGCAGGGTTACTTATTGAACAAAAAGGTGACTTTGTGAAAAAAGGTGATATTATTAAACATCGTGATTATTCAGCGCCTATTTTTAGTGCAGAAACTTCGCCTTCAAAAGGAAATTTCAATGCCTATGATTCAATTATTATTCCAAAATCAAAACAACATATGTCATTAGAAAAAACAGAATTAGCGGAACGAATTGGTTCGGTTCCAAAACCAAGTGGTAAGCAACGCATTAATCCCAATGCCCGTGTTGATAGTTCTTATGATGGTAAAGTTTTTTTGGGTGATATTGATAAAATTTGAACAGCAGGAAAAAAATACCGTGAAGATATTACAAAAAAACCAGCAACTAATAATTCTTTGCAATCATCGGATTTACACCATAATTTTGAGAATGAAAATGATGATAAAATAGATGATAATCATTAA
- a CDS encoding transposase translates to MAKNHYTDEFKQQIVGLYKMGQTPEQLVNDYQIGKSTVCKWAHQFSNSGSFKAKDNRTLEENEIIQLRKKVKLEWQHFLGHFLYRHLFSKSNWR, encoded by the coding sequence ATGGCAAAGAATCATTATACTGATGAATTTAAGCAACAAATTGTTGGTCTTTACAAAATGGGTCAAACTCCTGAACAATTAGTCAATGATTATCAAATTGGTAAATCTACTGTTTGTAAATGAGCTCACCAATTTAGCAACTCGGGCTCATTTAAAGCAAAAGACAATCGCACACTAGAAGAAAATGAAATAATTCAATTACGTAAAAAAGTTAAACTGGAATGGCAACACTTTTTAGGACACTTTTTATATAGACATTTGTTTTCTAAAAGTAACTGGAGATAA
- a CDS encoding IS3 family transposase has translation MAETTYKTFKTEFIKNNKFKNVEQFKLELFYYINWYNNIRIHSKLNYLTPV, from the coding sequence GTGGCTGAAACAACTTACAAAACTTTTAAAACTGAATTTATTAAAAATAATAAATTTAAAAACGTTGAGCAGTTTAAATTAGAATTATTTTATTACATTAATTGGTACAATAATATTCGAATTCATAGCAAACTAAATTATTTAACACCAGTGTAA
- a CDS encoding UPF0236 family transposase-like protein yields MELEKYYILPKKIKIVVGGDGDGWIMETASYLEAKYVLDRFHFSKELKRAFLKRRKTEAKINIYNE; encoded by the coding sequence ATGGAATTAGAAAAATATTATATTTTACCAAAAAAAATTAAAATTGTTGTTGGTGGAGATGGTGATGGTTGAATTATGGAAACAGCGTCTTATTTAGAAGCAAAATATGTTTTAGATCGATTTCATTTTTCTAAAGAATTAAAAAGAGCCTTTTTAAAAAGAAGAAAAACCGAAGCAAAAATAAATATTTATAATGAATAA